One region of Peribacillus simplex genomic DNA includes:
- a CDS encoding response regulator, with protein sequence MIRIVIAENQQMLLEAISSLLNLEEDIEIAGQASNGEEAITLVHQLKPDVCIMDMEMPVKSGLEAAEALKSFECKVIILTTFRRTGYFQLALKANVSGYLLKDNPSEELACSIRSVMDGKRIYSPELMDESSNNNDQEMGVLGLLADGQTTLDPSNQQSNTIGTVRKYFSTIKDKMKLPAG encoded by the coding sequence ATGATCCGAATTGTCATTGCAGAGAATCAGCAAATGCTGTTAGAGGCAATTAGTTCTCTACTCAATCTTGAAGAAGATATAGAAATTGCCGGGCAAGCCAGTAATGGAGAAGAAGCTATTACTCTTGTGCACCAATTAAAGCCGGATGTTTGTATCATGGATATGGAGATGCCTGTAAAGAGCGGGCTTGAGGCAGCTGAAGCTTTAAAGTCATTTGAATGCAAAGTGATTATTTTAACGACATTTCGAAGGACTGGTTATTTTCAACTTGCTTTAAAAGCAAATGTAAGTGGTTATTTATTGAAGGATAACCCGAGTGAAGAGTTAGCCTGCTCGATTCGCAGCGTAATGGATGGCAAGCGAATATACTCCCCTGAACTTATGGATGAGTCTTCCAACAATAATGACCAGGAAATGGGTGTGTTAGGCCTGTTAGCCGATGGTCAAACCACACTTGACCCCTCAAATCAGCAAAGCAACACAATTGGGACCGTAAGGAAATATTTTTCGACTATCAAGGATAAAATGAAGTTACCGGCTGGCTAG
- a CDS encoding fatty acid desaturase produces MTIQNTKNLRKQIAPFEQSTTKESIWQIINTLGPFIILWYLAYISLSVSYWLTLIPAVLAAGFLTRIFIIFHDCTHHSFFKSRRANRIVGTVMGVLTVFPFDQWGHEHSVHHATSGNLDKRGTGDIWTLTVDEYLAAPLRIRFAYRFYRNPLVMFGIGPIYVFLLKNRFNRKGARKKEKMNTYLTNVLIVGLVALLCLAVGWQSFLLVQGSIFLISGSVGIWLFYVQHTFEDSYFEENEEWEYVLAAVEGSSFYKLPKLMQFLTGNIGYHHVHHLSPRVPNYKLENAHNNTEPLKNVPTITLATSLQSLCFRLWDEKNKNFVGFKDIKHLTKKSVSVQVKSEL; encoded by the coding sequence ATGACCATACAAAATACTAAAAACTTGAGAAAACAAATTGCTCCTTTTGAACAATCAACGACAAAAGAAAGTATATGGCAGATCATCAATACGTTAGGGCCATTCATTATTTTATGGTACCTAGCATATATAAGTCTTTCGGTTTCTTATTGGTTAACCTTAATTCCAGCTGTGTTGGCTGCTGGCTTCTTGACAAGAATTTTCATAATTTTTCATGATTGTACGCATCATTCATTTTTTAAAAGCCGCCGTGCGAATAGAATAGTCGGGACAGTCATGGGTGTTTTGACTGTATTCCCTTTTGATCAATGGGGGCATGAGCATTCTGTGCATCACGCAACAAGTGGCAATTTAGATAAGCGGGGTACAGGGGATATTTGGACCCTTACGGTGGATGAATATTTGGCTGCGCCGCTTAGAATTCGTTTTGCCTATCGTTTTTATCGCAATCCATTGGTAATGTTTGGGATAGGTCCGATTTATGTTTTCCTTCTTAAAAATAGATTTAACCGAAAAGGTGCTAGAAAGAAGGAAAAAATGAACACCTATTTGACGAATGTATTAATCGTTGGTTTAGTGGCATTGCTTTGCCTTGCAGTAGGCTGGCAGTCATTTCTTTTAGTACAAGGTTCCATTTTCTTAATATCAGGTTCAGTGGGCATTTGGCTGTTTTACGTCCAGCACACATTTGAGGACTCTTATTTTGAAGAAAATGAGGAGTGGGAATATGTATTGGCAGCAGTGGAAGGAAGTTCTTTTTATAAGCTACCAAAACTGATGCAGTTCCTTACTGGTAATATCGGTTACCATCATGTTCACCATTTAAGTCCTAGGGTACCTAACTATAAACTGGAAAATGCACATAATAATACAGAGCCTTTAAAGAACGTACCAACGATTACTCTTGCTACAAGCTTACAGTCGCTCTGTTTCCGTTTATGGGATGAGAAAAACAAGAATTTTGTTGGCTTTAAGGACATAAAACATTTAACGAAAAAAAGTGTTTCCGTTCAAGTGAAATCTGAATTGTAA